The Staphylococcus carnosus genome has a segment encoding these proteins:
- a CDS encoding TerC family protein, translated as MDPSLILPYLWVLLVLVFLEGLLAADNAVVMAVMVRHLPPEQRKKALFYGLLGAFVFRFASLFLISYLVNFWFIQAAGAVYLLYMSARNLYQFFKVDQHGPESPEAGDDHHYDQHGNEKKVGPKAFWGTVAKVEFADIAFAIDSMLAAMAIAFTLKPVGIHFGGMDLGQFLVMFAGGMIGVILMRFAATWFVELLNKYPGLEGAAFAIVGWVGIKLVVLVLAHPQVQIIPENFPHTILWQCIFWGVMIGLVIIGWLTSLRHNKKAAQDKNK; from the coding sequence ATGGATCCGAGTTTAATTTTACCTTATTTATGGGTATTGCTCGTATTAGTATTTTTGGAAGGCTTGTTAGCAGCAGATAATGCTGTTGTAATGGCCGTAATGGTTAGACATTTACCACCTGAACAAAGAAAGAAAGCATTGTTCTATGGTTTGCTTGGTGCATTTGTATTTCGTTTTGCTTCATTATTCTTAATTAGTTACTTAGTGAACTTCTGGTTTATTCAAGCAGCTGGTGCCGTTTATTTACTTTATATGTCAGCGCGGAATTTATATCAATTCTTCAAAGTCGACCAGCATGGACCTGAAAGTCCAGAAGCTGGGGATGACCATCATTATGATCAACATGGAAATGAAAAGAAAGTTGGACCTAAAGCTTTCTGGGGCACTGTAGCAAAAGTTGAATTTGCAGATATCGCTTTCGCAATTGATTCAATGTTAGCTGCAATGGCAATTGCTTTCACTTTAAAACCAGTAGGTATTCACTTTGGCGGAATGGACTTAGGTCAATTCTTAGTTATGTTTGCTGGTGGAATGATTGGTGTTATCTTAATGCGTTTCGCGGCAACTTGGTTTGTTGAATTGCTTAATAAGTATCCAGGTTTAGAAGGAGCAGCGTTCGCAATTGTAGGTTGGGTAGGTATTAAATTAGTTGTATTAGTACTTGCACATCCACAAGTGCAAATTATTCCAGAAAACTTCCCGCATACAATTTTATGGCAATGTATTTTCTGGGGCGTTATGATCGGATTAGTTATCATTGGTTGGTTAACGTCATTACGTCATAATAAAAAAGCAGCACAAGATAAAAATAAATAA
- a CDS encoding peptide chain release factor 3, whose protein sequence is MSIKDEIESRKTFAIISHPDAGKTTLTEKLLLFGGAIREAGTVKGKKSGKFATSDWMKVEQERGISVTSSVMQFDYDDYNINILDTPGHEDFSEDTYRTLMAVDSAVMVIDCAKGIEPQTLKLFKVCKMRGIPIFTFINKLDRVGKEPFELLDEIEETLNIKTYPMNWPVGMGQNFFGIIDREQRTIEPFRDEEHLLHLNDDYELEEEHEITKDSTFSQAIDEFMLVEEAGEEFDNEMLLAGELTPVFFGSALANFGVQSFLNAYVDHAPMPNGRITKEAEEVSPFTPDFSGFIFKIQANMDPKHRDRIAFMRIVSGAFERGMDVKLQRTNKKQKITRSTSFMADDKETVNHAVAGDIIGLYDTGNYQIGDTLVGGNQKFSFEDLPQFTPELFMKVSAKNVMKQKHFHKGIEQLVQEGAIQYYKTLHTNQIILGAVGQLQFEVFEHRMKNEYNVDVVMEPVGRKIARWVENEDDIKDKMSTSRSILVQDRYEQKVFLFENEFATRWFEEKFPEIKLYSLL, encoded by the coding sequence ATGAGTATTAAGGATGAAATAGAATCCAGAAAAACCTTTGCGATAATTTCTCACCCGGATGCTGGTAAAACCACATTAACAGAAAAATTATTGTTATTCGGCGGTGCCATTCGTGAAGCGGGTACTGTTAAAGGTAAGAAATCTGGGAAATTTGCAACAAGTGACTGGATGAAAGTAGAACAAGAGCGTGGTATTTCAGTAACCAGTTCAGTGATGCAATTTGATTATGATGATTACAATATTAATATTTTAGATACACCAGGGCATGAGGACTTCTCTGAAGATACGTATCGTACATTAATGGCAGTCGATAGTGCTGTAATGGTAATCGACTGTGCAAAAGGGATTGAGCCGCAAACTTTAAAATTATTCAAGGTATGTAAAATGCGCGGTATTCCAATTTTTACATTTATCAATAAGTTAGACCGTGTCGGTAAAGAACCGTTTGAATTATTAGATGAAATTGAAGAAACATTGAACATTAAAACGTATCCGATGAATTGGCCAGTCGGTATGGGACAAAATTTCTTCGGAATAATCGATCGTGAACAACGTACAATTGAACCATTCAGAGATGAAGAACACTTATTACATCTTAATGATGATTATGAGTTGGAAGAAGAACATGAAATCACAAAAGACAGTACGTTTTCTCAAGCAATAGATGAGTTCATGTTAGTAGAAGAAGCTGGAGAAGAATTTGATAACGAAATGTTATTAGCAGGTGAATTAACACCAGTATTCTTCGGCTCTGCATTAGCTAACTTTGGAGTACAAAGCTTCTTGAATGCTTATGTTGACCATGCGCCAATGCCTAATGGACGTATTACAAAAGAAGCAGAGGAAGTCAGTCCATTTACACCAGATTTTTCAGGTTTTATCTTTAAAATCCAAGCTAACATGGATCCTAAACACCGTGACCGTATTGCTTTCATGCGTATTGTCAGCGGTGCATTCGAACGTGGTATGGATGTTAAATTGCAACGTACGAATAAAAAACAAAAGATCACACGTTCAACGTCATTTATGGCAGATGATAAAGAAACTGTTAATCATGCGGTTGCAGGCGATATTATCGGTTTATATGACACTGGTAATTATCAAATCGGAGACACTTTAGTTGGTGGAAATCAAAAATTCAGTTTTGAAGATTTGCCACAGTTTACACCTGAGCTTTTCATGAAAGTATCAGCTAAAAACGTTATGAAACAAAAACATTTCCATAAAGGTATTGAGCAGCTTGTTCAAGAAGGTGCGATTCAATACTATAAAACATTGCATACGAACCAAATCATTTTAGGTGCAGTTGGACAATTACAATTTGAAGTATTCGAACACCGAATGAAAAATGAATATAATGTTGATGTCGTTATGGAACCAGTAGGACGTAAGATTGCGCGCTGGGTAGAAAATGAAGATGATATCAAAGATAAAATGAGTACATCACGTTCCATCTTAGTGCAAGACCGATATGAGCAAAAGGTATTTTTATTTGAAAATGAATTTGCGACACGCTGGTTTGAAGAAAAATTCCCAGAAATTAAACTTTATAGTTTATTGTAA
- a CDS encoding YueH family protein — protein MGLLKIRTLQHLEGATAYIDKVTATNCILVVIPDINWSAELDIKESAEDVEENLIMYLFNLMDEDKAENLAQEITLIIFEKETKDEY, from the coding sequence GTGGGCCTTCTGAAGATTAGAACACTTCAGCATTTAGAAGGTGCAACTGCTTATATAGATAAAGTAACTGCGACAAATTGTATATTAGTTGTTATACCTGATATCAATTGGTCTGCTGAATTAGATATAAAGGAGTCTGCAGAAGATGTAGAAGAAAATTTGATTATGTATCTATTTAATTTAATGGATGAAGACAAGGCAGAAAACCTTGCACAAGAAATTACTTTAATTATTTTTGAAAAGGAGACAAAAGATGAGTATTAA
- a CDS encoding UDP-N-acetylmuramoyl-L-alanyl-D-glutamate--L-lysine ligase gives MKANELFEKIKSKQVLGSLDREITDITTDSRTAEEGSVFVATKGYTVDSHKFCQDVVNQGCKLIVVESEQEVEGDVTQVIVPKTRRVASLIVHKLYNYPSEQLTTYGVTGTNGKTSIATMIHQIHRKLGKGSAYLGTNGFQINETVTKGENTTPETVTLTKKIHEAVEAGAESMTLEVSSHGLALGRLSGVEFDVAIFSNLTQDHLDFHGTMEAYGHAKSLLFSQLGEDLRKEKFAVVNADDDFSEYLTSVTPYEVFTYGIHRPAQFKAERIQESLTGASFDFVTPDGTFHVDSPYVGKFNISNIMAAMTAVWGTGTPMQEIVDVVSQLEPVEGRLEVLDPSLPIDLIIDYAHTTDGIEKLIDAVKPFVKQKLIFLIGMAGERDLTKTPEMGKQASRADYVIFTPDNPANDDPKMLTAELAKGATHDNYVEYTDRAEGIRHAIDVAEPGDTVVLASKGREPYQIMPGHVKVPHRDDLIGLEAAYKKFGGGPSED, from the coding sequence GTGAAAGCGAACGAATTGTTCGAAAAAATAAAATCGAAACAAGTGCTGGGCAGTTTGGATAGAGAAATTACTGACATTACTACAGACTCTCGTACCGCTGAAGAAGGCAGTGTTTTTGTAGCTACAAAAGGTTATACCGTCGATAGTCATAAATTCTGTCAGGATGTAGTGAACCAAGGCTGCAAATTGATTGTGGTAGAAAGTGAACAAGAAGTTGAAGGGGACGTAACACAAGTTATTGTGCCGAAAACACGCCGTGTCGCAAGTTTAATTGTACATAAATTGTATAACTATCCGAGTGAACAACTTACAACGTATGGTGTAACTGGAACAAATGGTAAAACTTCTATTGCAACTATGATTCATCAAATTCATCGTAAATTAGGTAAAGGCAGTGCCTATCTTGGAACAAACGGATTTCAAATTAATGAAACTGTCACTAAAGGTGAAAATACAACACCAGAAACTGTGACTTTAACAAAGAAAATACATGAGGCAGTTGAAGCGGGTGCGGAATCGATGACACTTGAAGTATCAAGTCATGGTCTAGCTTTAGGACGTTTAAGCGGTGTTGAATTTGATGTTGCAATCTTTTCTAACCTAACTCAAGACCATTTAGATTTTCACGGGACTATGGAAGCTTATGGTCATGCGAAATCATTGCTTTTCAGCCAGCTAGGCGAAGATTTGCGTAAAGAAAAATTTGCGGTAGTTAATGCAGATGATGATTTTTCTGAGTATCTCACAAGCGTGACACCATATGAAGTATTTACTTATGGTATTCATCGTCCTGCTCAATTCAAAGCTGAACGTATACAAGAATCGTTAACAGGCGCTTCGTTTGATTTTGTAACACCAGATGGAACGTTTCATGTAGATTCTCCATATGTTGGAAAGTTCAATATTTCTAATATCATGGCTGCAATGACAGCTGTATGGGGAACAGGAACACCTATGCAGGAAATTGTAGATGTAGTGAGTCAATTGGAGCCTGTTGAAGGGCGTTTAGAAGTATTGGACCCTAGTTTGCCGATAGACTTGATTATTGACTATGCACATACTACTGACGGCATTGAAAAGTTAATTGATGCAGTCAAACCGTTTGTTAAACAAAAATTGATTTTCTTAATAGGTATGGCCGGAGAAAGAGACCTTACAAAAACACCTGAAATGGGTAAACAAGCAAGCCGTGCGGATTATGTTATTTTCACACCAGATAACCCAGCAAACGATGATCCTAAAATGTTAACAGCAGAACTTGCTAAAGGTGCTACACATGATAATTATGTAGAATATACAGATCGTGCTGAAGGCATTCGCCATGCAATTGATGTAGCTGAACCTGGAGATACAGTTGTCTTAGCTTCTAAAGGCCGCGAACCTTATCAAATTATGCCAGGACATGTTAAAGTACCACACCGTGATGATTTGATCGGTTTAGAAGCTGCTTATAAAAAATTCGGAGGTGGGCCTTCTGAAGATTAG
- a CDS encoding diglucosyl diacylglycerol synthase: MVTQNKKILIITGSFGNGHLQVTNSVVNQLNEMNLKHLSVIEHDLFMEAHPILTSICKKYYINSFKYFRNSYKQFYYSRPEDVNKCFYKYYGLNKLINLLIKEKPDLILLTFPTPVMSVLTEQFNMNIPIATVMTDYRLHKNWVTPHSSRYYVATPDLKQEFVNVGVPEDIIKITGIPISEQFDEDIDTKVWMHKNHLDPNRPTILMSAGAFGVSKGFDVMISDILERSPETQIVMICGRNKELKRALRQQFKEYANVLILGYTHHMNEWMASSHLMVTKPGGITISEALARKIPMIFLDPAPGQELENAHYFQSKGMGKIADTTEEAIQLITELTQDENALAHMAEQMQDLKVKYPTYKLCRDLLHLLDHSSQFEEIYGKVPMYAKLFIK; this comes from the coding sequence ATGGTTACTCAAAATAAGAAGATATTGATTATTACAGGCTCGTTCGGTAATGGCCACTTGCAAGTAACCAATAGCGTTGTGAACCAATTAAATGAAATGAATCTAAAGCATCTTTCTGTGATAGAGCATGATTTATTTATGGAAGCACATCCTATTTTAACTTCTATTTGCAAAAAGTATTATATCAATAGTTTTAAATATTTTAGAAATTCATACAAGCAGTTTTATTACAGCCGCCCAGAAGATGTAAATAAATGCTTTTACAAATACTACGGTTTAAATAAGCTCATTAATTTACTGATTAAAGAAAAGCCCGACTTGATATTACTGACTTTCCCTACTCCCGTTATGTCAGTTTTAACAGAACAATTCAACATGAATATTCCTATTGCTACTGTAATGACAGATTATAGACTACATAAAAACTGGGTTACACCGCATTCATCTCGTTATTATGTAGCTACACCAGATTTGAAACAAGAATTTGTGAATGTAGGTGTGCCAGAAGATATCATAAAAATTACAGGAATTCCTATTTCTGAACAATTTGATGAAGACATAGATACTAAAGTATGGATGCATAAAAACCATCTTGATCCAAACCGACCTACAATTTTAATGTCTGCAGGTGCCTTTGGTGTTTCAAAAGGATTCGACGTAATGATTTCTGATATATTAGAACGTTCTCCAGAGACACAAATTGTCATGATATGTGGACGTAACAAAGAATTAAAACGTGCTTTACGCCAACAATTTAAAGAATATGCCAATGTATTAATTTTAGGCTATACACATCATATGAACGAATGGATGGCCTCATCTCATTTGATGGTAACAAAGCCTGGAGGCATAACAATTTCAGAAGCATTAGCTAGAAAAATACCAATGATATTCTTAGACCCGGCACCAGGTCAAGAATTGGAAAATGCACACTACTTCCAATCTAAAGGAATGGGAAAAATTGCAGACACAACTGAAGAAGCTATTCAACTGATAACAGAGTTAACTCAAGATGAAAATGCATTAGCTCATATGGCAGAACAGATGCAAGACTTAAAAGTTAAATACCCTACCTATAAATTATGTCGTGATCTTTTACATCTGTTAGATCATTCATCACAATTCGAAGAAATTTATGGAAAGGTTCCTATGTATGCAAAGCTCTTCATCAAGTAG
- the ltaA gene encoding lipoteichoic acid biosynthesis MFS flippase LtaA codes for MQSSSSSRYNNKNYQRNFIIMLVILFLIEFARGMFVLSYLPILPTVSSVAVGLTSAAVSVHYISDAATNFVIGFLLKRFGAKPVLTLGFLMAFGSLFLVIWFPFNPYILFISAILLGIASSPIWVIMLSSVRDETRGKQMGHVYFAWLFGLLLGMIGMNLIMKVHPTSFAFLMSLMVLIAWILYYFVKIRLTNYNTRKVSQQLKQIGGVAKKNGVLFPGIILQGASISALVPILPIYATKIIKVSTVEYTVALIIGGIGCAISMLFLSKIIDNHGKSFMYLTIFTGFILYTLGIFGLSLITNIYIVWGIALFIGLMYGFLLPAWNTFMASFIHKDEQEETWGVFNSIQGFGAMFGPIIGGMLYQFTGSVNNTFYFSAGVFIFLAIFYGVYFIKLRRHRISS; via the coding sequence ATGCAAAGCTCTTCATCAAGTAGATACAATAATAAGAACTATCAACGTAATTTCATAATTATGCTTGTCATCCTATTCTTAATTGAGTTTGCACGAGGGATGTTTGTCTTGAGCTACTTGCCAATCCTCCCGACTGTGTCATCAGTAGCAGTAGGTCTTACTTCTGCAGCTGTTTCTGTCCACTATATTTCAGATGCAGCAACCAATTTTGTAATTGGATTTTTATTAAAGCGATTTGGTGCTAAACCTGTTTTAACTTTAGGCTTTTTAATGGCATTCGGCAGCCTATTCTTAGTAATATGGTTCCCGTTCAATCCATATATCCTGTTTATAAGTGCAATCTTACTAGGAATTGCATCTAGTCCGATTTGGGTTATTATGCTATCTAGTGTCCGTGATGAAACACGCGGAAAACAAATGGGACATGTTTACTTTGCATGGTTGTTCGGTCTTTTGCTTGGTATGATCGGTATGAATTTGATTATGAAAGTTCATCCGACTTCCTTTGCATTCTTGATGTCATTAATGGTTTTAATTGCTTGGATACTTTATTACTTTGTAAAAATAAGATTAACAAACTACAATACGCGTAAAGTGAGTCAACAATTGAAACAAATCGGTGGGGTGGCTAAGAAAAATGGTGTACTTTTCCCCGGCATTATTTTACAAGGTGCCTCAATTAGTGCGCTTGTCCCAATTTTACCTATCTATGCAACAAAAATTATAAAAGTAAGTACAGTTGAATACACAGTTGCGCTTATTATCGGTGGTATCGGGTGCGCGATTTCAATGCTCTTTTTATCTAAAATCATTGATAATCATGGAAAATCGTTCATGTATCTTACTATCTTTACAGGGTTTATACTGTATACTCTAGGAATATTTGGACTCTCTTTAATTACGAATATATACATTGTTTGGGGAATCGCACTCTTTATCGGCTTAATGTATGGCTTCTTGCTTCCGGCATGGAATACGTTTATGGCTAGTTTTATTCATAAAGACGAGCAAGAAGAAACTTGGGGTGTTTTCAATAGCATTCAAGGTTTCGGAGCAATGTTCGGCCCTATCATCGGCGGTATGCTTTACCAATTTACAGGCTCTGTCAACAACACATTCTATTTTTCAGCAGGTGTATTTATCTTCCTTGCGATTTTCTATGGAGTTTATTTTATAAAACTAAGAAGACATAGAATTTCTTCATAA
- a CDS encoding YjcG family protein — MILGLALIPSKTFREKIDAYRKRYDERYAQIPPHITIKDSFEVEDGDFDKVKEEIKERVQGVEPLHIHATKASNFAPINNVIYFKVEKTPELEELDNRFNNGDFYGKPEHSFVPHFTIAQGLTSQEFEDIFGQVALAGIDYKETIDALTLLQYDNDAEKWKEIDTFSFK, encoded by the coding sequence ATGATCTTAGGGTTAGCATTAATTCCATCAAAAACGTTCCGTGAAAAAATCGATGCATATCGTAAACGTTACGATGAGCGTTATGCGCAAATTCCACCTCACATCACAATTAAAGATTCGTTTGAGGTAGAAGATGGGGATTTCGATAAAGTAAAAGAAGAAATTAAAGAGCGTGTGCAAGGTGTTGAGCCATTGCATATTCACGCAACTAAAGCGTCAAATTTTGCGCCAATCAACAATGTTATTTATTTTAAAGTTGAAAAAACACCAGAATTAGAAGAGTTGGACAATCGCTTTAATAATGGCGATTTTTACGGCAAACCAGAACACTCATTTGTTCCGCATTTTACAATTGCCCAAGGTTTAACTAGTCAAGAATTCGAAGATATTTTTGGTCAAGTTGCACTTGCAGGTATCGATTATAAAGAAACAATTGATGCATTGACATTATTGCAATATGATAATGATGCTGAAAAGTGGAAAGAGATTGACACATTTAGCTTTAAATAA
- a CDS encoding esterase family protein, whose product MTEFKIGTVNKTTFHSELLKRDITFSIYLPEDYTPLFKYKVIFCFDGLDFFRYGRIHRTYEKLRKEDKIERAIIIGFHYETVDLRREEFSPNGSKAPLTVKAMAKEILPYIDQNFPTYKVANGRILLGDSLAGSIALMTALSYPRLFSQVGMFSPMFNEVVDVLADRCQFIDHLNIWQAVGKEEIDFALPTTGERADFLTPNRELNQVLNQKEVTHYYEEFDGTHRWKSWKTLMEPLLIYFLAE is encoded by the coding sequence ATGACTGAATTTAAAATAGGTACTGTAAATAAAACAACTTTCCATAGTGAACTTTTAAAACGGGATATCACATTTTCCATTTATCTTCCTGAGGATTACACACCCTTATTTAAATATAAAGTGATTTTTTGTTTTGATGGTCTAGACTTTTTCAGATACGGTCGTATTCATCGTACATATGAAAAATTAAGAAAAGAAGACAAGATTGAACGTGCTATTATTATTGGTTTTCATTATGAAACAGTAGATTTGCGCAGAGAAGAGTTTTCACCGAATGGTAGTAAAGCCCCTCTGACAGTAAAAGCGATGGCTAAAGAAATACTTCCATACATTGATCAAAACTTCCCAACATATAAAGTCGCAAATGGACGTATTTTATTAGGGGATAGTTTAGCGGGTTCAATTGCATTGATGACTGCACTTTCTTATCCTAGATTATTTAGTCAAGTTGGAATGTTTAGTCCAATGTTCAATGAAGTTGTAGATGTTTTGGCTGATCGTTGTCAATTTATCGACCATTTAAATATTTGGCAGGCCGTTGGAAAAGAAGAAATTGATTTTGCTTTACCGACAACAGGAGAACGTGCTGATTTTTTAACTCCGAACCGAGAATTAAATCAAGTCTTGAATCAAAAAGAAGTCACGCATTATTATGAAGAATTTGACGGTACACATCGATGGAAATCATGGAAAACATTAATGGAACCGTTGTTAATTTATTTTTTGGCAGAATAA
- a CDS encoding alanine/glycine:cation symporter family protein produces MLESIVAWFNEVVWSKPLVYGLLITGILFSLMMKFFQVRHFKEMIRLMFHGEKSPTGISSFQAIALSLAGRVGTGNIVGVSTAIFIGGPGAVFWMWITAFLGASSAFIESTLGQIFKREEKGEYRGGPAYYIQYGIKGRLGKIYGLVFAIVTVISVGLLLPGVQSNAIASSMHNAFKVPSWIIATILAVILGLIIFGGVKWIANVATAVVPFMAIIYILMAVFIIILNIQAVPALFALIFKSAFGMQAAFGGIFGAMIEIGVKRGLYSNEAGQGTGPHAAAAAEVSHPAKQGLVQAFSVYVDTLFVCTATALIILISGTYNTTNGDVGPGGLPKLIKDNGIFVQSADGTKDYSGTAMYAQAGIDKALQGGSYHFDPTFSGVGSYFIAIALFFFAFTTILAYYYIAETNIAYMTRNSSRFTTTIWINVARVVLIGATVYGSIKTADIAWSMGDLGVGMMAWLNIIAIWILHRPAVDALKDYESQMKRLGSGNHAIYHPDPKKLPNATFWLEDYPKRLKKAHFNEEQDNDEDNDQNPEPNVPLGKNLKEV; encoded by the coding sequence ATGCTAGAAAGTATTGTAGCTTGGTTTAATGAAGTAGTATGGAGTAAACCACTTGTTTACGGCTTGTTGATTACTGGTATTTTATTCTCATTAATGATGAAATTTTTCCAGGTCAGGCATTTTAAAGAAATGATTCGACTGATGTTCCATGGTGAAAAATCACCTACTGGGATTTCGAGTTTTCAAGCGATTGCATTATCTCTAGCCGGACGTGTAGGAACTGGTAACATTGTCGGAGTATCCACTGCTATCTTCATTGGGGGGCCTGGAGCTGTTTTTTGGATGTGGATTACAGCATTCTTAGGAGCAAGTAGTGCATTTATTGAATCTACTTTAGGTCAAATTTTCAAACGAGAAGAAAAAGGTGAATACCGAGGCGGGCCTGCATACTACATTCAATATGGAATTAAAGGGCGTTTAGGCAAAATTTATGGTCTTGTTTTTGCGATTGTAACTGTGATTTCTGTTGGTCTCCTTTTACCTGGAGTTCAATCCAACGCAATTGCCAGCTCTATGCATAACGCTTTTAAAGTTCCGAGTTGGATTATCGCTACAATTTTAGCTGTAATTTTAGGCTTAATTATATTTGGCGGTGTTAAATGGATTGCTAACGTCGCAACTGCAGTTGTTCCATTCATGGCAATTATTTATATCTTAATGGCTGTATTTATTATCATTCTTAATATACAAGCAGTTCCTGCATTATTCGCACTTATTTTTAAATCAGCATTCGGGATGCAAGCAGCATTTGGGGGTATCTTCGGTGCTATGATTGAAATCGGTGTGAAGCGTGGACTTTACTCAAACGAGGCAGGTCAAGGTACTGGGCCGCACGCCGCTGCAGCTGCAGAAGTTTCTCACCCAGCTAAACAAGGACTTGTACAAGCTTTCTCAGTTTATGTTGACACATTATTTGTATGTACAGCGACTGCATTAATTATTTTGATTTCAGGAACATATAACACAACTAATGGCGATGTAGGACCTGGCGGATTACCGAAACTGATTAAAGATAACGGAATATTCGTACAATCAGCTGACGGAACAAAAGACTATTCTGGTACAGCGATGTATGCACAAGCAGGTATTGATAAAGCCTTGCAAGGCGGCAGTTATCATTTTGATCCGACATTCTCAGGTGTAGGTTCATACTTTATTGCAATTGCATTATTCTTCTTTGCCTTTACTACTATTTTGGCATACTACTATATCGCAGAAACAAATATCGCTTATATGACACGAAATAGCTCACGCTTTACGACTACTATCTGGATTAATGTTGCACGTGTGGTATTAATTGGTGCAACTGTATATGGTTCAATTAAAACAGCTGACATTGCATGGAGCATGGGTGACTTAGGTGTAGGTATGATGGCTTGGCTAAATATCATTGCTATTTGGATTCTTCATCGTCCTGCCGTAGACGCCCTTAAAGACTATGAAAGTCAGATGAAGCGTTTAGGATCAGGTAACCACGCTATTTACCACCCTGACCCGAAAAAATTGCCGAATGCGACATTCTGGCTCGAAGATTATCCAAAACGATTGAAAAAAGCACATTTCAACGAAGAACAGGATAACGATGAGGATAATGATCAAAATCCAGAACCTAATGTACCACTTGGCAAAAATTTGAAAGAAGTTTAA
- the cozEa gene encoding lipoteichoic acid biosynthesis protein CozEa: MLNKVWFRTGIMLIILFVLIKLIMEVHVIFNPIIIIVKSVLLPFILSGFLFYVFLPLQKLLEKYRVPRWGSITIIFVILIGIITAAVTVVAPLIMNQINNLIKQAPQLQQETQTMIKYALDQMDKLPNDVTDRVNKVVKSFGDNVTNVLTNSISIVSQIISTLFLLIMVPFFLIYMLKDHEKFIPSIAKLFNGDRKVFVVNLLKDLNHTLQSYIQGQVTVSFILGVILYIGYSIIGLDYTLLLVLFAGVANMIPFLGPWMSFAPAAIIGIIQSPTAFIWVCVVTLVAQQLEGNVITPNVMGKSLSIHPLTIIVVILAAGNLGGFVLILVAVPLYAVIKTIVRNVFKYRQSIMMKAQSDVKD; the protein is encoded by the coding sequence ATGCTTAACAAAGTATGGTTCAGGACAGGCATAATGCTTATCATTCTGTTCGTACTGATTAAGTTGATAATGGAAGTTCATGTTATTTTCAATCCAATTATCATTATAGTTAAATCAGTATTATTGCCATTTATTTTGAGCGGATTCTTATTTTATGTATTCCTGCCGCTTCAAAAGTTATTAGAAAAATATCGCGTTCCTCGTTGGGGAAGCATTACAATTATATTTGTAATCCTAATTGGTATCATAACAGCTGCTGTTACTGTAGTAGCTCCACTAATTATGAACCAAATCAACAACTTAATAAAACAAGCACCGCAATTACAACAAGAAACTCAAACGATGATTAAATATGCATTAGATCAAATGGATAAATTGCCTAATGATGTGACAGATCGTGTAAATAAAGTCGTTAAATCATTTGGAGATAACGTTACAAATGTCTTAACAAACTCTATTTCGATTGTATCTCAAATCATTTCAACGTTATTCTTATTGATTATGGTTCCGTTCTTCTTAATTTATATGTTGAAAGACCATGAAAAATTCATTCCATCCATTGCTAAATTGTTTAATGGAGATCGTAAAGTATTCGTAGTAAACTTGCTAAAAGATTTAAACCATACTTTGCAATCATATATTCAAGGACAAGTAACAGTTAGTTTTATCTTAGGTGTAATTCTTTATATCGGATATTCAATTATCGGATTAGATTATACATTATTACTTGTACTCTTTGCCGGTGTCGCTAATATGATTCCGTTCTTAGGACCTTGGATGTCCTTTGCACCTGCTGCAATTATCGGTATTATCCAAAGCCCTACGGCGTTCATATGGGTTTGTGTCGTTACACTTGTAGCACAACAATTAGAAGGTAACGTCATTACTCCTAACGTAATGGGTAAATCATTGAGCATTCACCCGCTTACAATCATCGTCGTCATTTTAGCTGCAGGTAATCTAGGTGGATTCGTATTAATTTTAGTTGCTGTTCCATTATATGCAGTGATTAAAACAATTGTACGTAACGTCTTTAAATATCGTCAGTCTATAATGATGAAAGCTCAAAGCGATGTAAAAGATTAA